A section of the Triticum dicoccoides isolate Atlit2015 ecotype Zavitan chromosome 7A, WEW_v2.0, whole genome shotgun sequence genome encodes:
- the LOC119332107 gene encoding uncharacterized protein LOC119332107: MEPNMAPRRLWHVVRAVLFMLRKGMSKRKLSMDLQLLLHRGKIAGKALSRLMSAHGHHDQAASRSAAEAPPPASLSRRTLDPALAVYGPRGAGREVEFSCSNTPSYPPVQLIPAKRRRRNNRRTHRGANGAEPGWYNYDAADIAKVFEVLNDEQLLNEVVGDGGAAPPAVVATPSPALWSSFGRSPAPVRQLRITDSPFPLRDDAADLEGGLVDQEADEFIKKFYDQLRRQQNLAAATPEYGYAGRAAGVAY; the protein is encoded by the coding sequence atggagccgaacatgGCGCCGCGGAGGCTGTGGCACGTGGTGCGCGCCGTGCTGTTCATGCTCCGCAAGGGCATGTCCAAGCGGAAGCTGTCCATGGACCTCCAGCTCCTCCTCCACCGCGGCAAGATCGCCGGCAAGGCCCTCAGCAGGCTCATGAGCGCCCACGGCCACCACGACCAGGCCGCCTCCAGGTCGGCCGCGGAGGCACCTCCGCCGGCGTCGTTGTCGCGCCGCACCCTCGACCCCGCGCTCGCCGTCTATGGCCCGCGCGGCGCCGGCCGCGAGGTGGAGTTCAGCTGCAGCAACACCCCGTCCTACCCGCCCGTACAACTCATCCCCGCCAAGCGCCGCCGCCGCAACAACCGCCGCACCCACCGCGGCGCCAACGGCGCGGAGCCAGGGTGGTACAACTACGACGCGGCCGACATTGCCAAGGTCTTCGAGGTCCTCAACGACGAGCAGCTGCTGAACGAGGTCGTCGGCGACGGCGGTGCGGCGCCCCCCGCCGTGGTGGCGACGCCGTCCCCCGCGCTGTGGTCGAGCTTCGGCCGCAGCCCGGCGCCGGTGAGGCAGCTGCGGATCACCGACTCGCCGTTCCCGCTGAGGGACGACGCGGCGGATCTGGAGGGCGGGCTGGTGGATCAGGAGGCGGACGAGTTCATCAAGAAGTTCTACGACCAACTGCGCAGGCAGCAgaacctcgccgccgccaccccggAGTACGGCTACGCGGGTCGGGCCGCCGGCGTCGCGTACTAG